In the genome of Xanthomonas translucens pv. cerealis, one region contains:
- a CDS encoding amidohydrolase family protein: MRPPSASAEICLHGARLATPAGAVRAPLALRGARIVAAPATAAYRVALHGHLVFPGLINAHEHLQVNAVPPLPQTAPFANSYAWIEAFAAHFRDPAVAAALQVPKALRLRHGALKNLLAGVTCVAQHDPWHAELDAADFPVALLREFGWSYALHGPDYGPPLAQSFAATAADRPWMIHLAEGTDALAAGELAELERRGCLAGNSVLIHGVGLSAADIERVLACGAAVVWCPSSNLTLLGRTLDPRRLYAGGRLALGSDSRLSGARDLLEELQVAAANGVDAGQALALATTAAARILRLPERGSLAVGTAADLLIVGDRGGDPAHSLVGLARSALRAVVRDGRPRIADPDFADWFEAAGVAAVPVTLDGVPKLLAAELADPALLALEPGLELQANALRTTEPSVALQVCRA, translated from the coding sequence ATGCGCCCGCCTTCCGCTAGCGCCGAGATCTGCCTGCACGGCGCGCGCCTGGCTACCCCGGCCGGCGCGGTACGCGCGCCATTGGCATTGCGCGGCGCACGCATCGTCGCCGCGCCGGCCACTGCGGCGTACCGGGTCGCGCTGCACGGGCATCTGGTGTTTCCGGGGCTGATCAATGCGCACGAGCACCTGCAGGTCAATGCGGTGCCGCCATTGCCGCAGACCGCGCCGTTCGCCAACAGCTACGCCTGGATCGAGGCGTTCGCCGCGCATTTCCGCGATCCCGCGGTCGCCGCCGCGCTGCAAGTGCCCAAAGCATTGCGCCTGCGCCACGGCGCGCTGAAGAACCTGCTTGCCGGCGTCACCTGCGTCGCCCAGCACGATCCGTGGCATGCCGAACTGGATGCGGCGGACTTCCCGGTGGCGCTGCTGCGCGAGTTCGGCTGGAGCTACGCCTTGCACGGACCCGACTACGGTCCGCCGCTGGCGCAGAGCTTCGCCGCGACCGCCGCCGACCGCCCGTGGATGATCCACCTGGCCGAGGGCACCGATGCGCTCGCCGCCGGCGAACTGGCCGAGCTGGAGCGGCGCGGCTGCCTGGCCGGCAACAGCGTGCTGATCCACGGCGTGGGACTGAGCGCGGCCGATATCGAGCGCGTGCTCGCCTGCGGCGCCGCCGTGGTCTGGTGCCCGTCGAGCAATCTGACGCTGCTGGGACGCACCTTGGACCCGCGCCGGCTGTACGCCGGCGGGCGCCTGGCGTTGGGCAGCGATTCGCGCCTGAGCGGCGCGCGCGACCTGCTCGAGGAACTGCAGGTGGCCGCCGCCAACGGCGTGGATGCCGGGCAGGCGCTGGCACTGGCGACCACCGCCGCGGCACGCATCCTGCGTCTGCCAGAACGCGGCAGTCTCGCGGTCGGCACTGCTGCGGATCTGCTGATCGTCGGCGACCGCGGCGGCGATCCGGCGCATAGTCTGGTCGGGCTGGCGCGCAGCGCACTGCGTGCGGTGGTGCGCGATGGGCGCCCGCGCATCGCCGATCCGGATTTCGCCGACTGGTTCGAGGCCGCTGGCGTCGCTGCAGTACCGGTGACGCTGGACGGCGTACCGAAGCTGCTGGCCGCGGAACTGGCCGACCCAGCGCTGCTCGCGCTCGAACCCGGATTGGAGCTGCAAGCAAACGCGCTTCGCACGACGGAGCCGTCCGTCGCCCTGCAGGTGTGCCGCGCATGA
- a CDS encoding class I SAM-dependent methyltransferase: protein MSANGKPGAAARAATIDPALLLETQRAFDSVAADYDGPRGNNELIQRMRTTLWDTVAAQLPVGARLIDLGCGTGLDAHEFAQRGYHVLATDWSPQMVARTRQRAQDPALHGRLSAAHVGIQQLDRLDGEFDGMYSNFGPLNCAPDLPAVAAECARLLRRDGRLVFSVIGRLCPWEVGHYALRGRFRRAAVRGARGVTAVGMNGHTIWTWYYLPREFYRAFSAHFALESYRALSLCLPPPYLVEHYRRHPRWGERLGRLDDRIGGWPLLRDMGDHFLIVMRKR from the coding sequence GTGAGTGCGAATGGCAAGCCCGGCGCCGCTGCGCGCGCGGCGACGATCGACCCGGCGCTGCTGCTGGAAACCCAGCGCGCCTTCGATAGCGTCGCCGCCGATTACGACGGCCCGCGCGGCAACAACGAGCTGATCCAGCGCATGCGCACCACACTGTGGGACACGGTGGCCGCGCAGTTGCCGGTCGGCGCGCGGCTGATCGACCTGGGCTGCGGCACCGGCCTGGACGCCCATGAGTTCGCGCAGCGTGGCTACCACGTGCTGGCCACCGACTGGTCGCCGCAGATGGTGGCGCGCACCCGGCAGCGGGCGCAGGACCCGGCGCTGCACGGGCGGCTCAGCGCGGCGCACGTCGGCATCCAGCAACTGGACCGACTCGACGGCGAGTTCGACGGTATGTATTCCAACTTCGGCCCGCTGAACTGCGCACCGGATCTGCCCGCGGTCGCCGCCGAATGCGCGCGCCTGCTGCGCCGCGACGGGCGCCTGGTGTTCTCGGTGATCGGGCGCCTGTGCCCATGGGAAGTGGGCCATTACGCGCTGCGCGGACGCTTCCGCCGCGCCGCGGTGCGTGGTGCGCGCGGGGTCACCGCGGTGGGCATGAACGGGCACACGATCTGGACCTGGTACTACCTGCCGCGCGAGTTCTACCGCGCCTTTTCCGCGCATTTCGCCCTGGAATCCTATCGCGCGCTCAGCCTGTGCCTGCCGCCGCCGTACCTGGTCGAGCATTACCGCCGCCACCCGCGCTGGGGCGAACGCCTGGGCCGGCTGGACGATCGCATCGGCGGCTGGCCGCTGCTGCGCGACATGGGCGATCACTTCCTGATCGTGATGCGCAAGCGCTGA
- a CDS encoding Wzz/FepE/Etk N-terminal domain-containing protein gives MKEDEIYLIDLWQILRREWTWCVLPLLAALALAFAFLHVATRQWQATAWVQVGEFGPTPAGRDPKLEPFQRVIERIKTRLFQDQVLHSLGLPLDGGEAALYRSSLKLDPDPYANLIALSLRSESAQRARALAAATTAQLQALHRRIQAVPMQQARERLQDIGSELAATQDERAVLLQQQAERKGSVEQQLLGNMLLSEKNATIRSLKSERDDLLARLGARYTYDTSAPWAAEVPERPAFPNPVLVLAVALMLGGGLGVFAAIARNALRRRHAAPTPPPVQAASGA, from the coding sequence ATGAAAGAAGACGAAATCTACCTGATCGACCTGTGGCAGATCCTGCGCCGCGAGTGGACCTGGTGCGTGCTGCCGCTGCTCGCGGCGCTGGCGCTGGCATTCGCCTTCCTGCATGTCGCCACGCGCCAGTGGCAAGCCACCGCGTGGGTGCAGGTCGGCGAATTCGGCCCGACCCCGGCCGGGCGCGATCCCAAGCTGGAGCCGTTCCAGCGCGTGATTGAGCGGATCAAGACCCGGCTGTTCCAGGACCAGGTGCTGCACAGCCTGGGCCTGCCGTTGGACGGGGGGGAGGCCGCGTTGTACCGCAGCAGCCTGAAACTGGACCCGGATCCCTACGCCAACCTGATCGCGTTGAGCCTGCGTTCCGAGTCGGCGCAGCGGGCGCGCGCCCTGGCCGCGGCGACGACGGCGCAGCTGCAGGCGCTGCATCGGCGCATCCAGGCCGTCCCGATGCAGCAGGCCCGCGAACGCCTGCAGGACATCGGCAGCGAACTCGCCGCGACCCAGGACGAGCGCGCAGTCTTGCTGCAACAGCAGGCCGAGCGCAAGGGCAGCGTCGAGCAGCAATTGCTCGGCAACATGCTGTTGTCGGAAAAGAACGCGACCATCCGCAGCCTGAAGTCCGAGCGCGACGACCTGCTCGCCCGGCTCGGCGCACGCTATACCTACGACACCTCCGCGCCATGGGCGGCGGAGGTGCCCGAACGCCCGGCGTTTCCCAATCCGGTGCTGGTGCTTGCGGTGGCGCTGATGCTGGGCGGCGGTCTGGGCGTATTCGCCGCGATCGCCCGCAACGCGCTGCGGCGCCGGCATGCCGCACCCACGCCACCGCCTGTGCAGGCCGCCAGCGGCGCATAA
- a CDS encoding glycosyltransferase — protein sequence MAELEPRSDAPLVSVLVPAYNHERFVQRCLDSVLEDPYPNKELVIVDDGSSDATAARIAEWIARHGQRIPVRFWTRENRGIAATLNHLVAMASGEFLRLGASDDYLLPGGLAAQVAYLRASPGKTAVIGDAVVVDADGLLLHQSSMRDLHGVDKRLYLSDAGIRRAVIRHWAVSGAVALVRRSALQARVAWDEELHIEDWDFFLRLVARDALGFIDVGVCAYRLHGANASRTRHLPSRLANLTESRQVALRRAALFDAPCRTLLHAQAHYIAAKIAFLRRQPAALGGHLLAHAWLSLLARLRPAAAAPLAERA from the coding sequence ATGGCCGAACTCGAACCGCGCAGCGATGCGCCGCTGGTGTCGGTGCTGGTGCCGGCATACAACCACGAACGCTTCGTGCAGCGCTGCCTGGACAGCGTGCTGGAAGATCCTTACCCGAACAAGGAACTGGTGATCGTCGACGACGGCTCCAGCGACGCCACCGCCGCGCGCATCGCCGAGTGGATCGCGCGGCACGGGCAGCGCATCCCGGTGCGGTTCTGGACGCGCGAGAATCGCGGCATCGCCGCCACGCTGAACCATCTGGTGGCGATGGCCAGCGGCGAGTTCCTGCGCCTGGGCGCCAGCGACGACTATCTGCTGCCGGGCGGTCTGGCCGCGCAGGTCGCCTATCTGCGCGCATCGCCGGGCAAGACCGCGGTGATCGGCGATGCGGTGGTGGTCGATGCGGACGGTCTCCTGCTGCATCAGAGCAGCATGCGCGACCTGCACGGCGTGGACAAACGCCTGTACCTGAGCGACGCCGGCATCCGCCGCGCGGTGATCCGGCACTGGGCGGTGAGCGGGGCGGTGGCGCTAGTGCGGCGCAGCGCGCTGCAGGCGCGCGTGGCCTGGGACGAAGAACTGCACATCGAGGACTGGGATTTCTTCCTGCGCCTGGTCGCGCGCGACGCGCTGGGCTTCATCGACGTCGGCGTCTGCGCCTACCGGCTGCATGGCGCCAACGCCAGCAGGACCCGGCATCTGCCCAGCCGCCTGGCCAATCTGACCGAGTCGCGGCAGGTGGCGCTGCGCCGCGCCGCGCTGTTCGATGCGCCGTGCCGCACGCTGCTGCATGCGCAGGCGCACTACATCGCGGCCAAGATCGCGTTCCTGCGGCGCCAGCCGGCGGCGCTGGGCGGCCACCTGCTGGCGCATGCCTGGCTGTCGTTGCTGGCACGCCTGCGGCCGGCCGCGGCGGCGCCGCTGGCCGAGCGCGCATGA
- a CDS encoding O-antigen translocase — protein MNVLRSGLYSGVATAAKLLAALLVLKLVAVYAGPAGVARLGQFTSLMSLLAVLAGGGIGAGIVKYVAEYRDDAQKLARLLGAALGYACCAACVMGVVALLFSRQIAQRLLGDPHYQSLICVLAVAQLGIALVNYILAVVNGFMDVRRLAFIQVAGSVLSVLVVLWLSRWLQLYGALLALVAGQVLWLCAGLPALRRSPYFRRDMLRIRFDAEMTRRLAAFSVMTLTSALLPLLVNIGVRDHLAATFGWQQVGYWQAVSKVSEAYLLFFTTAINVYYLPKLAALRDRAGLLLELRTAYRYVLPAVIALAAAIYVCRDWITRLLFAVDFAAAAPLYAPQLVGDVIKIASFVLSYLMLAKAMTRLFVVSECVFAASYLGLVYLFTARMGLIGAAYAFAVNYALYLAFNVVVVRRYLGGLR, from the coding sequence ATGAACGTGCTGCGCAGCGGCCTGTACAGCGGCGTGGCCACCGCGGCCAAGCTGCTGGCTGCGTTGCTGGTGCTCAAGCTGGTCGCGGTGTATGCCGGGCCGGCCGGCGTGGCCCGGCTCGGCCAGTTCACCAGCCTGATGTCGTTGCTGGCGGTGCTGGCCGGCGGCGGCATCGGCGCGGGCATCGTCAAGTACGTGGCCGAGTACCGCGACGATGCGCAGAAACTGGCGCGACTGCTCGGTGCGGCGCTGGGCTATGCGTGCTGTGCGGCCTGCGTGATGGGCGTTGTCGCGCTGCTGTTCAGCCGCCAGATCGCGCAGCGCCTGCTCGGCGATCCGCACTACCAGAGCCTGATCTGCGTGCTGGCCGTGGCCCAGCTCGGCATCGCCCTGGTCAACTACATCCTGGCGGTGGTCAACGGCTTCATGGACGTACGCCGGCTGGCCTTCATCCAGGTCGCCGGCTCGGTGCTCAGCGTGCTGGTGGTGCTGTGGCTGTCGCGCTGGCTGCAGCTGTACGGCGCGCTGCTGGCGCTGGTCGCCGGGCAGGTGTTGTGGCTGTGCGCCGGCCTGCCGGCGCTGCGGCGCAGCCCGTACTTCCGCCGCGACATGCTGCGCATCCGCTTCGATGCGGAAATGACCCGGCGCCTGGCCGCATTCTCGGTGATGACCCTGACCTCGGCGCTGCTGCCGCTACTGGTCAACATCGGCGTGCGCGACCATCTGGCCGCAACCTTCGGCTGGCAGCAGGTCGGCTACTGGCAGGCGGTGAGCAAGGTGTCCGAAGCCTATCTGCTGTTCTTCACCACCGCGATCAACGTCTACTACCTGCCCAAGCTGGCGGCGCTGCGCGACCGCGCCGGGCTGCTGCTGGAATTGCGCACCGCCTACCGCTACGTGCTGCCGGCGGTGATCGCCTTGGCCGCGGCGATCTATGTGTGCCGCGACTGGATCACGCGCTTGCTGTTCGCCGTCGACTTCGCCGCCGCCGCACCGCTGTACGCGCCGCAGCTGGTCGGCGACGTGATCAAGATCGCCTCGTTCGTCCTTTCGTACCTGATGCTGGCCAAGGCGATGACCCGGCTGTTCGTGGTGTCCGAATGCGTATTCGCCGCCAGCTATCTGGGGCTGGTGTATCTGTTCACCGCGCGCATGGGCCTGATCGGGGCGGCATACGCGTTCGCGGTCAACTACGCGCTGTATCTGGCGTTCAACGTCGTGGTGGTGCGTCGCTACCTGGGAGGACTGCGCTGA
- a CDS encoding DegT/DnrJ/EryC1/StrS family aminotransferase, with amino-acid sequence MSVPFLDLRALNARYADALKAAAARVIDSGWYVLGEELDAFEREFAGYCGTEHAIGVGNGMDALTLILRGYRELGRLCDGDEVIVPGNTFIASFLAISENRLLPVPVEPDPLSFNLDPASVERAIGPRTRAIMAVHLYGQLADMAALQTLARQHGLLLIEDAAQAHGARLHGRHAGSFGDAAGFSFFPGKNLGALGDGGAVTTDDAALAAQIRMLRNYGSDIKYRHLVQGVNSRLDEMQAALLRVKLNHLDADIALRRDVARRYRAGIVHPQLQLPQVADEAAHAWHLFVLRCARRDALQRHLQASDIHCLVHYPVAPHRQPAYAALSGRSLPLCEQLHREVLSLPIGPTLDAAAVQRVIDACLAFGATTA; translated from the coding sequence ATGAGCGTGCCGTTCCTGGACCTGCGCGCGCTCAACGCCCGCTATGCCGACGCACTGAAGGCCGCGGCGGCACGGGTCATCGACTCGGGCTGGTATGTGCTGGGCGAGGAGCTCGACGCGTTCGAGCGCGAGTTCGCCGGCTATTGCGGCACCGAACATGCGATCGGCGTGGGCAACGGCATGGACGCGCTGACCCTGATCCTGCGCGGCTACCGCGAACTGGGCAGGCTGTGCGACGGCGACGAAGTGATCGTGCCGGGCAACACCTTCATCGCCAGCTTCCTGGCGATCAGCGAGAACCGGCTGCTGCCGGTGCCGGTGGAGCCGGACCCGCTCAGCTTCAACCTGGATCCGGCCAGCGTGGAGCGCGCGATCGGCCCGCGCACGCGGGCGATCATGGCGGTGCACTTGTACGGCCAGCTGGCGGACATGGCCGCGCTGCAAACGCTGGCGCGCCAGCACGGTCTGCTGCTGATCGAGGACGCGGCGCAGGCGCACGGCGCGCGCCTGCACGGGCGCCACGCCGGCAGTTTCGGCGACGCCGCCGGTTTCAGTTTCTTCCCCGGCAAGAACCTGGGCGCGCTCGGCGACGGCGGCGCGGTGACCACCGACGATGCCGCGCTGGCCGCGCAGATCCGGATGCTGCGCAACTATGGGTCGGACATTAAGTACCGGCACCTGGTGCAAGGCGTGAACTCGCGCCTGGACGAAATGCAGGCGGCGCTGCTGCGGGTCAAGCTGAACCACCTGGATGCCGACATCGCCCTGCGCCGCGATGTGGCGCGGCGCTACCGCGCCGGCATCGTGCATCCGCAGCTGCAACTGCCGCAGGTGGCCGACGAGGCGGCCCACGCCTGGCATCTGTTCGTGCTGCGCTGCGCCCGGCGCGACGCGCTGCAGCGCCATCTGCAGGCCAGCGACATCCATTGCCTGGTGCACTATCCGGTCGCGCCGCACCGGCAGCCGGCCTATGCCGCACTGAGCGGACGCAGCCTGCCGCTGTGCGAACAACTGCACCGCGAGGTGCTGAGCCTGCCGATCGGGCCGACCCTGGATGCGGCCGCGGTGCAGCGGGTGATCGACGCCTGCCTGGCGTTCGGGGCCACCACGGCATGA
- a CDS encoding GNAT family N-acetyltransferase, protein MYSVRPYRAEDAPAWDALIAESRNGNLLHRRGYMDYHAERFVDASLLVERGCALLAVFPANIEGTRVVSHAGLSYAGLLSAHGLRAAATLDVFEQIAAHYRAEGVHELLYKAVPHLFHASPADEDLYVLHRLGARLQRRDLSSAIALRERPRFAAERRRSIGKARKAGLRVQRSDDPAPFHALLSEVLQRHGATPTHSLQELRLLCGRFPEQLLLYEVRDGDALLAGTLLYDFGRVVHTQYLACSEQGRRVDALSMLLADLIEDRYAQRAYFSLGISTEQQGQVLNDGLVTQKERFGARGVVHDFYAWDLR, encoded by the coding sequence ATGTATTCGGTTAGGCCCTATCGCGCCGAGGATGCGCCGGCCTGGGACGCGTTGATCGCCGAATCCCGCAACGGCAACCTGCTGCACCGGCGCGGCTACATGGACTACCACGCCGAGCGCTTCGTCGATGCCTCGCTGCTGGTCGAACGCGGTTGTGCGCTGCTGGCGGTGTTCCCGGCCAACATCGAAGGCACGCGCGTGGTCAGCCATGCCGGGCTGAGCTATGCCGGGCTGCTGTCCGCGCATGGGCTGCGCGCGGCGGCGACGCTGGATGTGTTCGAGCAGATCGCCGCGCATTACCGCGCCGAGGGCGTGCACGAGCTGCTGTACAAGGCGGTGCCGCACCTGTTCCATGCGTCGCCCGCGGACGAGGATCTGTACGTGTTGCACCGGCTCGGCGCGCGCTTGCAGCGCCGCGACCTGTCCTCGGCCATCGCCTTGCGCGAACGGCCGCGCTTCGCCGCCGAACGGCGGCGCTCGATCGGCAAGGCGCGCAAAGCCGGCCTGCGCGTGCAGCGCAGCGACGACCCGGCCCCGTTCCATGCGCTGCTGAGCGAGGTGCTGCAGCGCCATGGCGCCACGCCCACCCACAGCCTGCAGGAACTGCGCCTGTTGTGCGGGCGCTTTCCGGAACAGCTGCTGCTGTACGAAGTGCGCGACGGCGATGCGCTGCTGGCCGGCACGCTGCTGTACGACTTCGGCCGGGTGGTGCACACCCAGTACCTTGCCTGCTCCGAGCAGGGCCGGCGCGTGGATGCGCTGAGCATGCTGCTGGCCGATCTGATCGAAGACCGCTACGCGCAGCGCGCGTATTTCAGCCTCGGCATTTCCACCGAGCAGCAAGGCCAGGTGCTCAACGACGGCCTGGTCACGCAGAAGGAGCGCTTCGGCGCGCGCGGCGTGGTCCACGATTTCTACGCCTGGGATCTGCGATGA
- a CDS encoding glycoside hydrolase family protein: MFDWSKRGLAFATARDGVGGWMRHSALTPTPHRLDAELIRVYAGFRDDAGVSRIGYVDVRGDAPTRVVRVSAAPVLDIGRDGCFDDNGMILGDVVAAPDGLYMFYVGFQRVAKAKFLAFTGLAVSSDGGETFQRRQDTPLLDRAPGRSTIAAVHSARYEDGRWRLWYAVGDDWEHIDGTPFPRYHIRYAETDDLQSIPRQDTLCLQPQGSEYRIGRPRVYRHQGGYLMYFTRGNVGGAYFPGVARSADGRHWQRCDEAFGLALSPGGWDARTLCYPALIRHRDRVLMFYNGNDMGRDGFGVAVAPLLQGAGEGSGDVFG; the protein is encoded by the coding sequence ATGTTCGATTGGAGCAAACGCGGCCTGGCGTTCGCCACCGCACGCGACGGGGTCGGCGGCTGGATGCGGCATTCGGCGTTGACGCCGACCCCGCATCGCCTGGATGCCGAACTGATCCGGGTCTACGCCGGCTTCCGCGACGACGCCGGGGTCAGCCGCATTGGTTACGTCGATGTGCGTGGCGACGCTCCGACCCGGGTAGTGCGGGTCAGTGCCGCGCCGGTGCTGGACATCGGACGCGACGGCTGCTTCGACGACAACGGCATGATCCTCGGCGACGTGGTCGCCGCGCCGGATGGGCTGTACATGTTCTATGTCGGCTTCCAGCGCGTGGCCAAGGCCAAGTTCCTGGCCTTCACCGGATTGGCGGTATCCAGCGACGGCGGCGAGACGTTCCAGCGCCGCCAGGACACGCCGCTGCTGGACCGCGCCCCTGGGCGCAGCACCATCGCCGCGGTGCATTCGGCACGCTACGAGGACGGCCGCTGGCGGCTGTGGTACGCCGTGGGCGACGACTGGGAGCACATCGACGGCACGCCGTTCCCGCGCTACCACATCCGCTACGCCGAAACCGACGACCTGCAGTCGATCCCGCGCCAGGACACGCTGTGCCTGCAGCCGCAGGGCAGCGAATACCGGATCGGCCGCCCGCGCGTCTACCGCCACCAGGGCGGCTACCTGATGTACTTCACCCGCGGCAATGTCGGCGGCGCGTATTTCCCCGGCGTGGCGCGCAGCGCCGACGGCCGCCACTGGCAGCGGTGCGACGAGGCCTTCGGCCTGGCGCTTTCGCCCGGCGGCTGGGACGCGCGCACGCTGTGCTATCCGGCGCTGATCCGGCACCGCGACCGCGTGCTGATGTTCTACAACGGCAACGACATGGGCCGCGACGGCTTCGGCGTGGCGGTGGCGCCGCTGCTGCAGGGCGCGGGCGAGGGAAGCGGCGATGTATTCGGTTAG
- a CDS encoding acetyltransferase, with amino-acid sequence MARPLVIIGAGELAQIACEYFSHDSDYEVAAFSAERAYIAAPTLAERPVVAYEELERLYPPAEVEAFVAIPASGLNRLRTRFFLDAKRRGYRLASYVSSRAFVWRNAQLGENCFVFEGNVVQPFTRIGDNCILWSGNHIGHRTVIHDHVFVASHAVISGYCEIGQSSFIGVNATFSDGVKVAADNVIGAGALVTRDTEPGRVYVGSPARAVAGKSSFDVTL; translated from the coding sequence ATGGCACGGCCACTGGTGATCATCGGCGCGGGCGAACTGGCACAGATCGCCTGCGAGTACTTCAGCCACGACAGCGACTACGAGGTCGCGGCCTTCAGCGCCGAGCGCGCCTACATCGCCGCGCCGACGCTGGCCGAGCGGCCGGTGGTGGCGTACGAGGAGTTGGAGCGGCTGTACCCGCCGGCCGAGGTCGAGGCGTTCGTGGCGATTCCGGCCAGCGGCCTCAACCGCCTGCGCACGCGGTTTTTCCTCGACGCCAAGCGCCGCGGCTATCGCCTGGCCAGCTACGTCAGTTCGCGGGCCTTCGTCTGGCGCAATGCGCAGCTGGGCGAGAACTGTTTCGTGTTCGAAGGCAATGTGGTGCAGCCGTTCACCCGCATCGGCGACAACTGCATCCTGTGGAGCGGCAACCACATCGGCCACCGCACGGTGATCCACGACCACGTGTTCGTGGCCTCGCATGCGGTGATTTCCGGCTATTGCGAAATCGGCCAGAGCAGCTTCATCGGGGTCAATGCCACCTTCAGCGACGGGGTTAAGGTCGCCGCGGACAACGTGATCGGCGCCGGTGCGCTGGTCACCCGCGACACCGAGCCGGGCCGGGTCTACGTCGGTTCCCCGGCGCGTGCGGTGGCCGGCAAGTCCAGCTTCGACGTGACGCTCTGA
- a CDS encoding sugar 3,4-ketoisomerase has translation MAIERIQLRTHGDERGLLVALEQQRDVPFDIRRVYYLFATKNGVHRGQHAHRHLNQLAVALHGSVSFLLDDGSGPVQVVLDDPCQGLLLGSMVWRDLYDFSGDCVLMVLADQAYDPTDYILDYDEFLREAAGERRQEA, from the coding sequence ATGGCAATCGAACGAATCCAGTTGCGCACGCACGGCGACGAGCGCGGCCTGCTGGTGGCTCTGGAACAGCAACGCGACGTGCCCTTCGACATCCGCCGCGTGTACTACCTGTTCGCCACCAAGAACGGCGTGCACCGCGGACAGCATGCGCACCGCCATCTCAACCAGTTGGCGGTGGCCCTGCATGGCTCGGTGTCGTTCCTGCTCGACGACGGCAGCGGACCGGTGCAGGTGGTGCTGGACGATCCCTGCCAGGGCCTGCTGCTGGGCAGCATGGTGTGGCGCGACCTGTACGATTTCAGCGGCGACTGCGTGCTGATGGTGCTGGCCGACCAGGCCTACGATCCGACCGACTACATCCTCGACTACGACGAGTTCCTGCGCGAAGCCGCGGGCGAACGCAGGCAGGAGGCGTAG
- a CDS encoding cytochrome b encodes MVVLHWLTVLCLVLAASLILLREEVEGRAVRQWLLEGHRHFGLFVLGLFFLRVALRLRLGKRHDADATSPLLRALAGLTHVVMYALLLTLPVLGWALSQSMGKPVHLFAITLPELVAADPDLADTLGAWHVDAAWALLGLILLHIGAALWHHFVRRDDTLRRMLRFRRG; translated from the coding sequence ATGGTGGTCCTGCACTGGCTCACCGTGCTGTGCCTGGTGCTGGCGGCGAGCCTGATCCTGCTGCGCGAAGAGGTCGAGGGCCGCGCCGTACGCCAATGGTTGCTGGAGGGACACCGGCATTTCGGCCTGTTCGTCCTTGGCCTGTTCTTCCTGCGCGTGGCGCTGCGCCTGCGCCTGGGCAAACGCCACGATGCCGATGCCACCTCGCCGCTGCTGCGCGCGCTCGCCGGGCTCACCCACGTGGTCATGTATGCGCTGCTGCTGACCCTGCCGGTGCTGGGCTGGGCGCTGAGCCAGTCCATGGGCAAGCCGGTGCATCTGTTCGCCATCACCCTTCCCGAGCTGGTCGCCGCCGATCCGGATCTGGCCGACACGCTCGGCGCCTGGCACGTGGATGCCGCCTGGGCGCTGCTCGGGCTGATCCTGCTGCATATCGGTGCCGCGCTGTGGCACCACTTCGTGCGCCGCGACGACACGTTGCGGCGAATGCTGCGCTTCCGCCGCGGCTGA